Proteins co-encoded in one Pirellulales bacterium genomic window:
- the lpxA gene encoding acyl-ACP--UDP-N-acetylglucosamine O-acyltransferase, which translates to MAIQVADNSSIHPHAEIDDDVEIGPFCVIGPHVRIGRGTQLLNHVTVMGHVTIGRENKIYPGVVIGGEPQDISYTGSPTRVAIGDYNIIRESVTINRGTEKEDGLTAIGDHNFFMACSHVAHDCKLGDHIVIANGTLLGGHVHIHSHASLSGAVAVHHYTTIGSYSFVGGLSRVLHDVPPFMLAEGTPARPRCINVVALKRNHFSPEAIHNLATAHRLLYRAKVGLEHAREILRAHEQLQSPVTDLLEFVEYQQTGRHGRARELRRAA; encoded by the coding sequence ATCCACATGCCGAGATCGACGACGACGTCGAAATTGGCCCGTTCTGCGTTATTGGCCCCCATGTGCGCATTGGCCGCGGCACTCAACTGCTCAATCACGTCACCGTGATGGGGCATGTGACGATCGGCCGCGAGAACAAGATATATCCCGGCGTGGTGATCGGCGGCGAGCCGCAGGACATCAGCTACACCGGCAGCCCGACACGGGTCGCGATCGGCGACTACAACATCATTCGCGAGTCGGTGACAATCAATCGCGGCACGGAGAAAGAGGATGGGTTGACCGCGATCGGCGACCACAACTTCTTCATGGCGTGCTCGCACGTGGCGCACGACTGCAAACTGGGCGACCATATCGTGATCGCCAACGGCACGCTGCTGGGCGGGCACGTTCACATCCATAGCCACGCATCGCTTTCTGGCGCCGTGGCGGTGCATCACTACACCACCATTGGCAGCTACAGTTTTGTCGGCGGGCTCAGTCGGGTGCTGCACGATGTTCCGCCGTTCATGCTGGCCGAAGGCACGCCCGCGCGGCCCAGGTGCATCAACGTGGTGGCGCTGAAGCGCAATCACTTTTCGCCCGAGGCGATTCATAATTTGGCCACCGCGCATCGCCTGCTGTACCGCGCCAAAGTGGGCCTGGAGCATGCGCGCGAAATACTGCGCGCGCACGAGCAATTGCAATCGCCGGTGACTGACCTGTTGGAATTCGTGGAATATCAACAAACGGGGCGTCACGGGCGCGCTCGCGAGTTGCGGAGAGCGGCATGA